From Brachionichthys hirsutus isolate HB-005 chromosome 7, CSIRO-AGI_Bhir_v1, whole genome shotgun sequence, the proteins below share one genomic window:
- the ttc27 gene encoding tetratricopeptide repeat protein 27 produces MTPDVEVVLLRGFLTPSEAPGWRQSISGTAEASSLLDFLLDGDFQAVLRSPQVSDLLAGDGSCSQGGDIEAHLERRVLFYLTGGSKDGQPNRELVAMAMAVSCLHLFVQSNWTGPPVSIQISELLPPALLSSQARTLDETIHSSLLLDGESVYSLVANPFLLLLARVVLTRCSSEMSTLQLLPWWTLRYVRLHQHILEACSPQLLGLAQSSVNEVMKLQSVLSEQRALAVQFHLEGAYVSLTYYEYQQAKKHVQEARELSGLDVNVTGALGKRTSFQEKFLAQMILEVKRTRDGTDPESSPTPTPLSCLPKDLSLDDDTMLDAIKLAEPNEYDLPDLSAEEQAVILGVCVDFQKNNPVHKLTAEELLAFTSCILSQPKFWGIQVAALCLRTKLEKGKSRCVERAMTQSQVIVDHFEDEKCPVTERLKVFYCCQAPPRWDVQKQLASLLIDLGCTSSALLLYEKLALWEDVVICYERLGQHGKAEEILRRELEKEETPSLYCLLGDVLREHQYYDRAWVLSRRRSARAMRSKALLHLHNNDIRQCIDCFELSLKINRMQLGVWFSLGCAYLALEAYDGAAKAFQQCVLLEPDNAEAWNNLSTAHIRLQKKHKAFRTLQEALKCNYEHWQIWDNFIYVCIDIGEFSETIKAYHRLMDLRENFKDVQILRILVRSVVENLPDRLGGQAATVGPKLKELLGRVTSRNSNEAEIWRQYALLYGGGRSSDPEDNEKALQFLSKAHRCEVQAGDWEKDPGLFKEVIKRAMDMGEVTIGFSKKKKSSTEAVQMLSSTRLSLRSLATKAKQMHADVATGQVHAELQDGVAALEQLITELQELSGTLRSQSQ; encoded by the exons ATGACGCCGGACGTAGAGGTCGTCCTCCTCCGGGGCTTTCTAACACCCAGCGAGGCGCCGGGATGGAGGCAGAGCATCTCCGGCACCGCAG AGGCGAGCTCCCTGCTGGACTTCCTGTTGGACGGAGACTTCCAGGCGGTTCTCCGGAGCCCCCAGGTGTCGGACCTGCTCGCCGGAGACGGCAGCTGCAGCCAGGGGGGGGACATCGAGGCCCACCTGGAGAGGCGGGTCTTGTTCTACCTCACCGGCGGCAGCAAGGACGGGCAGCCGAACAG GGAGCTGGTGGCCATGGCGATGGCCGTTTCCTGCCTCCATTTGTTCGTCCAGAGTAACTGGACTGGTCCGCCCGTCTCCATCCAGATTTCTGAGCTGCTCCCGCCGGCCCTGCTCTCCTCTCAG GCCCGGACCCTGGATGAGACGATCCACTCCAGCCTCCTGCTGGATGGGGAGAGCGTGTACAGCCTGGTCGCCAAcccgttcctcctcctgctggccaGGGTTGTTCTCACCAGGTGCTCCTCCGAGATGTCCACCCTCCAG ctgcttcccTGGTGGACTCTGCGCTACGTCCGCCTGCACCAGCACATCCTGGAGGCCTGCTCGCCGCAGCTCCTCGGCCTGGCCCAAAGCAGCGTGAACGAAG TGATGAAGCTCCAGTCTGTGCTGTCGGAGCAGCGCGCCCTAGCGGTCCAGTTCCACCTGGAGGGCGCCTACGTCAGCCTGACCTACTACGAGTACCAGCAGGCCAAGAAGCACGTGCAGGAGGCCCGCGAGCTCTCGGGCCTCGACGTCAACGTGACGG GTGCTCTTGGTAAACGGACCAGCTTCCAGGAAAAGTTCTTGGCTCAGATGATCCTTGAGGTGAAGAGAACGCGGGACGGGACGGACCCAGAGAGCAGCCCCACCCCGACGCCGCTGTCCTGCCTGCCCAAG GATCTCAGTCTGGACGACGACACCATGCTGGATGCGATCAAGTTGGCGGAACCGAATGAGTACGATCTGCCCGACCTGAGCGCTGAGGAGCAGGCGGTCATCCTGGGCGTCtg CGTCGACTTCCAGAAGAATAACCCCGTCCACAAACTGACTGCGGAGGAGCTCCTGGCCTTCACGTCC TGCATTCTGTCTCAGCCTAAGTTCTGGGGGATCCAAGTCGCAGCTCTTTGCCTCCGGACCAAACTGGAAAAAGGAAAATCCCGATGTGTTGAGCGAGCCATGACGCAGAGCCAG GTGATTGTCGACCACTTTGAAGACGAGAAATGTCCCGTGACCGAGCGGCTCAAAGTCTTCTATTGCTGCCAAGCCCCGCCCAGGTGGGACGTCCAG AAGCAGCTAGCTAGCCTGCTAATCGACCTCGGCTGCACCAGTTCAGCTCTGCTCCTTTATGAGAAGCTGGCGCTCTGGGAGGACGTGGTCATCTGCTACGAGAGGCTGGGCCAACACGGCAAG GCCGAGGAGATCCTCCGcagggagctggagaaggaggagacgcCCAGCCTCTACTGCCTGCTGGGGGACGTCCTGAGGGAGCATCAGTACTACGACCGGGCGTGGGTGCTGTCGCGCCGGCGCAGCGCCAGAGCCATGCGCTCCAaggccctgctgcacctccacaaCAACGACATCCGGCAGTGCATCGATTGCTTCGAGCTGTCGCTGAAGATCAACCGCATGCAG ctgggTGTGTGGTTCTCCCTCGGCTGCGCCTACCTCGCCCTGGAGGCCTACGACGGCGCCGCCAAGGCCTTCCAGCAGTGTGTGCTCCTGGAGCCGGAC AATGCCGAAGCGTGGAACAACCTCTCTACCGCACACATCCGCCTCCAGAAGAA ACACAAAGCCTTCCGTACCCTGCAGGAAGCCCTGAAGTGTAACTATGAACACTGGCAGATCTGGGATAACTTCATCTATGTGTGCATCGACATTGGGGAGTTTTCCGAAACCATCAAGGCCTACCATCGCCTGATGGACCTCAGAGAGAACTTCAAGGACGTCCAG ATTCTGCGGATCCTGGTGAGATCGGTTGTTGAAAATCTGCCGGACCGGCTGGGTGGGCAAGCGGCGACCGTCGGGCCCAAACTGAAGGAGCTCCTGGGGAGGGTCACGTCCCGCAACAGCAACGAGGCCGAGATATGGAGACAGTACGCCCTGCTGTACGGTGGCGGCCGAAGTTCCGACCCAGAGGACAACGAAAAG GCGCTGCAGTTCTTGTCCAAGGCTCATCGCTGTGAAGTCCAGGCTGGAGACTGGGAGAAAGACCCTGGGCTCTTCAAGGAGGTGATCAAAAGAGCCATGGATATGGGTGAAG TGACGATCGGTttcagcaagaagaagaagagttcaACAGAAGCTGTCCAGATGTTGTCCTCCACCCGCCTCAGCCTCAGGAGTCTGGCCACCAAAGCTAAG CAAATGCACGCCGATGTGGCGACGGGTCAGGTCCACGCTGAGCTCCAGGACGGCGTCGCCGCTCTGGAGCAGCTCATCAccgagctgcaggagctgaGTGGGACGCTGCGGAGCCAATCGCAGTGA